In one window of Mercurialis annua linkage group LG4, ddMerAnnu1.2, whole genome shotgun sequence DNA:
- the LOC126679276 gene encoding bifunctional nitrilase/nitrile hydratase NIT4B-like isoform X2: MENEIVPQHHQQLQLQKPSSSNVIETTTTTTTTPHQPPPPPPRRRQGGHDDDIPVNKRIRIPPICVPAMLHLKQELGHRSESETLHWLLHQVRPELAPPPMTTMTKTTRTTKVTKVQSNTAHANLLSCTVVKESESVGEHVCMQCLINHDSSLSHRRHLPFASSAPPVVMKQFVRATVVQASTVFFDTPATLDKAERLIAVAAAYGSKLVVFPEAFLGGYPRCMKLDAQTTDDNLHKYYASAIVLPGPEVDRLAIIAGRYKVHLVIGVVERDGLYLFSTILFFNSDGQYLGKNRKLILMPSEIALWYSGDKLSPPVYETSIGKIGGLVCGDNKLPLLRTELYAKGVDIYCAPSADARDIWKASMIHIAVEGSCFVLSANQFCQRRDYPVPPRDSNNVDAITCGGGSVIVSPSGTVLAGPNYQDECLISADLEIARAKTDFGMVGNELKPNNDVECAASEPNLILFGTDMKAEETSQFLW, encoded by the exons ATGGAGAATGAGATCGTACCCCAACACCACCAACAATTACAACTACAAAAACCTTCCTCATCAAATGTAATAgaaaccaccaccaccaccaccaccactcctcaccaaccaccaccaccaccaccacgcCGCCGTCAAGGCGGACATGATGATGATATACCCGTCAACAAGCGTATCCGAATACCCCCTATCTGTGTCCCAGCAATGTTACACCTCAAACAAGAACTGGGCCATCGTTCTGAGTCTGAAACTCTCCATTGGCTCCTTCATCAGGTTCGGCCTGAACTGGCTCCTCCTCCGATGACGACGATGACGAAGACGACGAGGACCACTAAAGTGACTAAAGTACAATCAAATACTGCACATGCAAATCTACTAAGCTGTACCGTTGTGAAAGAATCTGAATCTGTTGGTGAACATGTTTGCATGCAGTGTTTGATTAATCATGATAGCTCTCTGTCTCATCGTCGTCATCTTCCTTTTGCTAGCTCCGCTCCTCCGGTTGTGATGAAGCAGTTTGTCCGGGCTACTGTTGTTCAGGCCTCTACTGTGTTTTTTGATACTCCGGCCACTCTGG ATAAAGCGGAGCGATTGATTGCCGTAGCAGCAGCATACGGGTCGAAATTGGTGGTGTTTCCAGAAGCTTTTCTTGGCGGTTACCCGAGATGCATGAAGCTTGATGCTCAGACAACTGATGATAACTTGCATAAGTATTATGCTTCAGCTATTGTCCTGCCTG GTCCTGAAGTTGATAGACTTGCTATAATTGCTGGCCGATATAAAGTTCACTTAGTAATTGGAGTTGTGGAGAGAGATGGATTGTATCTATTTAGTACAATTCTATTTTTCAATTCCGATGGACAGTACCTTGGAAAGAATCGCAAACTGATTCTAATGCCATCGGAAATTGCATTATGGTATTCAGGAGATAAATTGTCACCGCCTGTATACGAAACCTCTATAGGAAAAATTGGTGGCCTTGTCTGTGGGGACAATAAGTTGCCACTTCTAAGAACTGAACTATATGCTAAAGGTGTTGATATATATTGTGCACCTTCCGCTGATGCACGCGACATATGGAAAGCCTCGATGATTCATATTGCGGTAGAAGGTAGCTGCTTTGTTCTTTCTGCAAATCAGTTCTGTCAAAGGCGGGACTATCCTGTTCCACCTAGAGATTCAAATAATGTTGATGCAATAACATGTGGCGGTGGTAGTGTGATTGTGTCTCCATCTGGAACCGTCTTAGCAGGACCTAATTACCAGGACGAATGTCTTATCTCAGCTGATCTCG AGATTGCTCGCGCAAAGACGGACTTTGGCATGGTAGGGAACGAGCTCAAGCCGAACAATGACGTTGAATGTGCTGCAAGTGAACCCAATCTGATTTTGTTTGGCACAGACATGAAAGCAGAAGAAACCAGCCAGTTTTTGTGGTAa
- the LOC126679276 gene encoding bifunctional nitrilase/nitrile hydratase NIT4B-like isoform X1: MENEIVPQHHQQLQLQKPSSSNVIETTTTTTTTPHQPPPPPPRRRQGGHDDDIPVNKRIRIPPICVPAMLHLKQELGHRSESETLHWLLHQVRPELAPPPMTTMTKTTRTTKVTKVQSNTAHANLLSCTVVKESESVGEHVCMQCLINHDSSLSHRRHLPFASSAPPVVMKQFVRATVVQASTVFFDTPATLDKAERLIAVAAAYGSKLVVFPEAFLGGYPRCMKLDAQTTDDNLHKYYASAIVLPGPEVDRLAIIAGRYKVHLVIGVVERDGLYLFSTILFFNSDGQYLGKNRKLILMPSEIALWYSGDKLSPPVYETSIGKIGGLVCGDNKLPLLRTELYAKGVDIYCAPSADARDIWKASMIHIAVEGSCFVLSANQFCQRRDYPVPPRDSNNVDAITCGGGSVIVSPSGTVLAGPNYQDECLISADLDLVEIARAKTDFGMVGNELKPNNDVECAASEPNLILFGTDMKAEETSQFLW, from the exons ATGGAGAATGAGATCGTACCCCAACACCACCAACAATTACAACTACAAAAACCTTCCTCATCAAATGTAATAgaaaccaccaccaccaccaccaccactcctcaccaaccaccaccaccaccaccacgcCGCCGTCAAGGCGGACATGATGATGATATACCCGTCAACAAGCGTATCCGAATACCCCCTATCTGTGTCCCAGCAATGTTACACCTCAAACAAGAACTGGGCCATCGTTCTGAGTCTGAAACTCTCCATTGGCTCCTTCATCAGGTTCGGCCTGAACTGGCTCCTCCTCCGATGACGACGATGACGAAGACGACGAGGACCACTAAAGTGACTAAAGTACAATCAAATACTGCACATGCAAATCTACTAAGCTGTACCGTTGTGAAAGAATCTGAATCTGTTGGTGAACATGTTTGCATGCAGTGTTTGATTAATCATGATAGCTCTCTGTCTCATCGTCGTCATCTTCCTTTTGCTAGCTCCGCTCCTCCGGTTGTGATGAAGCAGTTTGTCCGGGCTACTGTTGTTCAGGCCTCTACTGTGTTTTTTGATACTCCGGCCACTCTGG ATAAAGCGGAGCGATTGATTGCCGTAGCAGCAGCATACGGGTCGAAATTGGTGGTGTTTCCAGAAGCTTTTCTTGGCGGTTACCCGAGATGCATGAAGCTTGATGCTCAGACAACTGATGATAACTTGCATAAGTATTATGCTTCAGCTATTGTCCTGCCTG GTCCTGAAGTTGATAGACTTGCTATAATTGCTGGCCGATATAAAGTTCACTTAGTAATTGGAGTTGTGGAGAGAGATGGATTGTATCTATTTAGTACAATTCTATTTTTCAATTCCGATGGACAGTACCTTGGAAAGAATCGCAAACTGATTCTAATGCCATCGGAAATTGCATTATGGTATTCAGGAGATAAATTGTCACCGCCTGTATACGAAACCTCTATAGGAAAAATTGGTGGCCTTGTCTGTGGGGACAATAAGTTGCCACTTCTAAGAACTGAACTATATGCTAAAGGTGTTGATATATATTGTGCACCTTCCGCTGATGCACGCGACATATGGAAAGCCTCGATGATTCATATTGCGGTAGAAGGTAGCTGCTTTGTTCTTTCTGCAAATCAGTTCTGTCAAAGGCGGGACTATCCTGTTCCACCTAGAGATTCAAATAATGTTGATGCAATAACATGTGGCGGTGGTAGTGTGATTGTGTCTCCATCTGGAACCGTCTTAGCAGGACCTAATTACCAGGACGAATGTCTTATCTCAGCTGATCTCG ACCTTGTAGAGATTGCTCGCGCAAAGACGGACTTTGGCATGGTAGGGAACGAGCTCAAGCCGAACAATGACGTTGAATGTGCTGCAAGTGAACCCAATCTGATTTTGTTTGGCACAGACATGAAAGCAGAAGAAACCAGCCAGTTTTTGTGGTAa
- the LOC126679279 gene encoding uncharacterized protein LOC126679279 translates to MVLWSYPPTKNQLAVTVAMVITGASLIAYGAHLSLVNVAPQQARTQARKDYVKQRLRRMLDD, encoded by the coding sequence ATGGTGCTATGGTCGTATCCACCGACAAAGAATCAGCTAGCGGTGACGGTAGCGATGGTGATCACCGGAGCTTCATTAATTGCATACGGAGCTCATCTCTCTCTTGTAAACGTAGCTCCTCAACAAGCTCGAACTCAAGCCCGTAAAGATTATGTCAAACAACGCCTTCGAAGGATGCTCGATGATTAA